The Candidatus Dechloromonas phosphoritropha genome includes a region encoding these proteins:
- a CDS encoding acetyl/propionyl/methylcrotonyl-CoA carboxylase subunit alpha produces MFTKILIANRGEIACRVIKTARRMGIRTVAVYSEADANARHVRLADEAVLLGPAAARESYLVADKIIDACKRTSAQAVHPGYGFLSENAGFADALAANGITFIGPPASAIRAMGSKSEAKKLMGAASVPLTPGYHGDDQGPALLHTEADQIGYPVLIKAAAGGGGKGMRLVEQSPDFPDALASCKREATSSFGNDHVLIEKYITRPRHIEIQVFADTQGNCVYLFERDCSVQRRHQKVLEEAPAPGMTPERRRQMGEAAVAAAQAVGYVGAGTVEFIANQDGSFYFMEMNTRLQVEHPVTEMISGQDLVEWQLRVAAGEPLPLRQDQLELRGHALEARIYAEDASKGFLPATGTLIRLVPPAESLNVRVDTGVEEGDEITPYYDPMIAKLIVWDESRENSRDAALARMRKALADYQVAGVTTNIDFLSRLVACPAFAGADLDTGLIERQKSFLFPEAQPVPRDALLVATVGELLWEQYAARQAAKSSGDPWSPWHARDGWRMNLTAARTISFKDGDTLIDVRVRYGDGQWELTLNGKSTLARGKKLEGDRFAVEIDDRRLVASVVSVDEKRTVFLQGSTYSLLRDDPLHRVDAGESHGGGLTAPMPGKVVALLAQPGQKVAKGTPLLILEAMKMEHTITAPAAGIVKAFCYAAGEQVSDGAELVEFEAEASN; encoded by the coding sequence ATGTTCACCAAAATTCTGATTGCAAATAGGGGCGAGATCGCCTGCCGCGTCATCAAGACCGCCCGCCGCATGGGAATCCGCACCGTTGCCGTCTATTCCGAGGCCGATGCCAACGCCCGCCACGTCCGGCTGGCCGACGAAGCCGTGCTGCTCGGCCCGGCGGCGGCCCGCGAGTCTTACCTCGTCGCCGACAAGATCATCGATGCCTGCAAGCGTACCAGCGCCCAGGCCGTGCACCCCGGCTACGGCTTTCTTTCCGAGAATGCCGGTTTCGCCGATGCACTGGCCGCCAACGGCATCACCTTCATTGGCCCGCCGGCTTCGGCGATTCGCGCCATGGGCTCGAAATCCGAAGCCAAGAAGCTGATGGGTGCGGCCAGCGTGCCACTGACCCCGGGCTATCACGGTGACGACCAGGGGCCGGCGCTGCTGCACACCGAAGCCGACCAGATCGGCTATCCGGTGCTGATCAAGGCCGCCGCCGGCGGTGGTGGCAAGGGCATGCGCCTGGTCGAACAATCGCCTGACTTCCCCGATGCTCTCGCCTCGTGCAAGCGCGAGGCAACTTCCAGCTTCGGCAATGACCATGTGCTGATCGAGAAATACATCACCCGGCCGCGCCACATCGAAATCCAGGTCTTTGCCGACACCCAGGGCAACTGCGTTTACCTGTTCGAGCGCGACTGCTCGGTACAGCGCCGCCACCAGAAGGTGTTGGAAGAAGCACCCGCTCCCGGCATGACACCCGAACGCCGCCGCCAGATGGGCGAAGCCGCCGTTGCCGCGGCGCAGGCCGTCGGCTATGTCGGCGCCGGCACCGTCGAGTTCATCGCCAATCAGGATGGCAGCTTCTACTTCATGGAAATGAACACCCGGCTGCAGGTCGAGCACCCAGTCACCGAAATGATCAGCGGCCAGGACCTCGTCGAATGGCAATTACGTGTCGCCGCCGGCGAGCCGCTGCCCTTGCGTCAGGATCAGCTCGAGCTACGCGGCCATGCGCTGGAAGCGCGCATTTACGCCGAGGACGCCAGCAAGGGTTTCCTGCCCGCCACCGGCACGCTGATCCGGCTGGTACCGCCTGCCGAGTCGCTCAATGTGCGCGTCGATACCGGCGTCGAGGAAGGTGACGAAATCACGCCTTACTACGACCCGATGATCGCCAAGCTGATCGTCTGGGACGAGAGTCGCGAAAACTCCCGCGACGCCGCACTGGCCCGCATGCGCAAGGCGCTGGCCGATTATCAGGTAGCCGGGGTGACCACCAACATCGATTTCCTGTCCCGCCTGGTGGCCTGCCCGGCCTTTGCCGGTGCCGATCTCGATACCGGCCTGATCGAACGCCAGAAGAGCTTTCTGTTCCCCGAGGCTCAACCCGTGCCGCGCGATGCGCTGCTCGTCGCCACCGTCGGTGAGTTGCTCTGGGAGCAGTACGCCGCCCGCCAAGCCGCCAAAAGCAGCGGCGATCCATGGTCGCCCTGGCATGCCCGCGACGGCTGGCGCATGAACCTGACGGCGGCGCGCACGATCAGCTTCAAGGACGGCGACACCCTGATCGATGTTCGGGTGCGCTATGGCGACGGCCAGTGGGAACTGACCCTCAACGGCAAATCCACGCTGGCGCGCGGCAAGAAGCTCGAAGGTGACCGCTTTGCCGTCGAAATCGACGACCGCCGCCTGGTTGCCAGCGTTGTTTCGGTCGACGAGAAAAGAACCGTATTTTTGCAGGGAAGCACGTACTCACTCCTGCGCGATGACCCATTGCACCGTGTCGATGCTGGTGAGAGCCACGGCGGCGGCCTGACCGCACCGATGCCCGGCAAGGTCGTCGCGCTGCTCGCCCAGCCCGGCCAGAAGGTCGCCAAGGGCACGCCACTGCTCATCCTCGAAGCGATGAAAATGGAACACACCATCACCGCCCCTGCCGCCGGCATTGTCAAGGCCTTCTGCTACGCCGCCGGCGAACAGGTCAGTGACGGCGCGGAGTTGGTCGAGTTCGAAGCTGAAGCCAGCAACTGA
- a CDS encoding AMP-binding protein, with product MQEQYSYVHGASEKPLIGETIGDHFDNICTRYANRQALIVRHQNVRMTYAQLKEVVDNVACGLRRLGLQAGDRVGIWSPNNLEWVLTQFATAKAGLVQVNINPAYRRSELEFALNKVGCKGLILAPSFKTSNYLEMLQDLAPELANTPPGQLQSARLPELRWAIRLGDERTPGMLNFSELCHPASRPELNQLAETGQQLQFDDAINIQFTSGTTGAPKGATLTHHNVLNNGFFIGEAMRLTAEDRLCIPVPFYHCFGMVLGNLAALTHGSSMIIPAEGFDPLSTLQSVAEEKCTALHGVPTMFIAALDYPDFKSFDLSSLRTGIMAGSPCPIEVMKRVISEMHMEQVTIAYGMTETSPVSFQSSTDDPLDRRVSTVGRVQPHVEVKIVDIDGRIVPRGQPGELLTRGYSVMLGYWDDAAQTSEAIDRAGWMHTGDLAVIDDGGYCNIVGRLKDMVIRGGENIYPREIEEFLYRHPKIQDVQVVGVPDHKYGEELCALIILKNGQRCSEQEIRDFCQGQIAHYKVPRYLRFVDNFPMTITGKIQKFKIRQQMRQELNLQDETHA from the coding sequence ATGCAAGAACAGTACAGCTACGTCCACGGCGCCAGCGAGAAACCGCTGATCGGTGAAACCATCGGCGATCATTTCGACAACATCTGCACGCGCTACGCCAACCGTCAGGCGCTGATCGTCCGCCACCAAAACGTGCGGATGACCTACGCCCAGCTCAAGGAAGTCGTCGACAACGTCGCCTGCGGCCTGCGCCGCCTCGGCCTTCAAGCAGGCGACCGCGTCGGTATCTGGTCACCCAATAATCTTGAATGGGTACTCACTCAGTTCGCAACAGCAAAGGCGGGTCTGGTCCAGGTCAACATCAATCCAGCCTATCGGCGTTCCGAACTGGAATTCGCCCTGAACAAGGTGGGCTGCAAGGGACTGATCCTGGCCCCCAGTTTCAAGACCAGCAACTATCTGGAAATGCTTCAGGATCTGGCGCCGGAACTGGCCAACACCCCGCCCGGACAGCTGCAGAGCGCGCGCCTGCCTGAGTTGCGCTGGGCCATCAGGCTCGGCGACGAGCGAACCCCGGGCATGCTCAATTTCAGCGAACTGTGCCACCCGGCCAGCCGGCCAGAACTCAACCAGCTTGCCGAAACCGGCCAGCAATTACAGTTCGACGACGCCATCAATATCCAGTTCACATCGGGCACCACCGGCGCCCCGAAAGGTGCAACGCTGACCCATCACAATGTGCTCAACAACGGCTTTTTCATCGGCGAGGCCATGCGCCTGACCGCGGAAGACCGCCTGTGCATCCCGGTTCCCTTCTACCACTGCTTCGGCATGGTGCTCGGTAACCTGGCCGCCCTGACCCATGGCTCAAGCATGATCATTCCGGCCGAAGGCTTCGATCCGCTGTCTACCCTGCAAAGCGTTGCCGAAGAGAAATGCACGGCCCTGCATGGCGTGCCGACCATGTTCATCGCCGCCCTGGATTATCCTGATTTCAAGTCCTTCGACCTGTCGAGCCTGCGCACCGGCATCATGGCCGGCAGTCCCTGCCCGATCGAGGTCATGAAGCGCGTCATCAGTGAAATGCACATGGAGCAGGTCACCATCGCCTACGGCATGACCGAAACCTCGCCGGTTTCCTTCCAGAGTTCGACCGACGATCCGCTCGATCGTCGGGTATCCACGGTTGGTCGCGTGCAACCGCACGTCGAGGTCAAGATCGTCGACATCGACGGCCGCATCGTGCCGCGTGGCCAGCCCGGCGAGCTGCTGACGCGTGGCTATTCGGTCATGCTCGGCTACTGGGACGACGCGGCCCAGACAAGCGAGGCCATCGACCGGGCCGGCTGGATGCACACCGGCGACCTCGCCGTGATCGACGACGGCGGCTACTGCAATATCGTCGGCCGCCTCAAGGACATGGTGATTCGCGGCGGCGAAAACATTTATCCGCGCGAGATCGAGGAATTCCTCTACCGCCACCCGAAAATCCAGGATGTGCAGGTTGTTGGCGTACCCGATCACAAGTACGGCGAAGAGCTCTGCGCCTTGATCATCCTCAAAAACGGTCAGCGTTGTAGCGAGCAGGAAATCCGCGACTTCTGCCAAGGCCAGATCGCCCATTACAAGGTGCCACGCTACCTGCGTTTCGTCGATAATTTCCCGATGACCATCACCGGCAAGATCCAGAAATTCAAGATCCGCCAGCAGATGAGGCAGGAACTCAACCTTCAGGACGAGACGCACGCCTGA
- a CDS encoding site-specific integrase encodes MSTLRQRMNEAMVLRGVAERTKETYLACVSGLAKHYGRSPDTLDAAAIQGYLLHLISERKLAYSSVNQAVCAIRFLFAVVLGQREVAFDIPMAKVPKRLPQILTREEISRLLAHGRDIRARTLLTTTYAAGLRLSEVCNLQLADIESSPERMCLKVRQGKGSKDRYTLLSPRLLATLRLYWRVARPSHWLFPNRTGNGPLYDQTAQRIYHAARSAAGIERGGGIHTLRHAFATHLLEAGVDIHTIQRLLGHGHVGTTMRYFHLAQTHLTGTTSPLELLTD; translated from the coding sequence ATGAGCACACTCAGGCAGCGGATGAACGAGGCGATGGTGTTACGGGGCGTCGCCGAGCGCACCAAGGAAACCTATCTGGCCTGCGTCAGTGGCTTGGCAAAGCACTACGGACGATCCCCTGACACCCTTGATGCTGCGGCGATCCAGGGCTATCTGCTGCACCTGATCAGCGAGCGGAAACTTGCCTATTCCAGCGTCAATCAGGCCGTCTGCGCCATTCGCTTTCTCTTTGCCGTCGTCCTTGGGCAACGGGAAGTCGCCTTCGATATTCCGATGGCCAAGGTCCCCAAACGACTACCGCAAATCCTCACCCGCGAGGAAATCAGCCGCCTGCTCGCCCACGGCCGTGACATCCGTGCCCGTACCTTGCTGACCACCACCTACGCCGCCGGTCTGCGCCTTTCCGAAGTCTGCAATCTCCAACTGGCCGACATCGAATCCTCGCCCGAGCGCATGTGCCTCAAGGTTCGCCAAGGTAAAGGCAGCAAGGATCGATATACCTTGCTCTCGCCCCGTCTTCTCGCCACGTTGCGTCTTTACTGGCGCGTCGCTCGCCCCAGCCATTGGCTGTTTCCCAACCGCACTGGCAACGGCCCACTTTACGATCAGACGGCTCAGCGCATCTATCACGCTGCTCGCAGTGCCGCCGGCATCGAGCGCGGCGGCGGCATTCATACCTTGCGCCACGCTTTCGCGACGCACCTGCTGGAAGCCGGCGTCGATATCCACACCATCCAGCGCCTGCTCGGTCACGGTCATGTCGGCACCACCATGCGTTACTTCCACTTGGCGCAAACCCACCTGACCGGGACCACCTCGCCGCTTGAACTACTGACCGACTGA